The Primulina huaijiensis isolate GDHJ02 chromosome 12, ASM1229523v2, whole genome shotgun sequence genome has a window encoding:
- the LOC140989631 gene encoding probable methyltransferase PMT5 — protein sequence MRSSWYNKLSLIFGSRQPLNWLILCLLSVFVLIALFGSSSTTFDAVTASARPEIYLNYRRLKERALSDYFDLKNLGSVNVKDFDLCGKERENHVPCYNVSASLLAGFKDGEEFDRHCEVLHDHQRCLIRPPKDYKIPLNWPSSRDVVWTGNVKLSKDQFLSSGSMTKRLMLLEENQISFHSDDGKIVDGVKGYSHQIAEMIGLGSDAEFREAGVRNVLDIGCGFGSFDAHLLTLKLMAVCIAAYESTGSQVQLALERGLPAIIGSFISRQLPFPSLSYDMVHCTQCGIFWDDKDGIFLIEVDRVLRPGGYFVLTSPTSRHQGSSVGTKKGSIATPFEEFAQKLCWNLLAEKEETFIWQKTADTQCYISRKQGSTPLCNAEDVQSYYRPLARCISGTTTKHWIPIQKRPSGSLTSDQLDVYGINSEDFFEDFEFWRSSLRNYWSLLSPLIFSDHPKRPGDEDPMPPYNMVRNVMDMHTHYGGFNAALLEARKSVWVMNVVPVGEPNTLPIIFDQGFAGVLHNWCEPFPTYPRTYDLLHARGLLSHLATEQCSMVDLIFEMDRILRPEGWVIISDKVGPIESARTIVTQLRWEARVIDVQNGSDQRLLVCQKPFVRK from the exons ATGAGAAGCTCTTGGTACAATAAACTATCTTTGATTTTCGGCTCTAGACAACCGCTCAACTGGTTGATTTTGTGTCTACTTAGTGTCTTTGTTTTGATTGCACTTTTTGGATCTTCTTCCACTACATTTGATGCTGTGACTGCTTCTGCAAGACCTGAAATTTATTTGAACTATAGAAGATTGAAAGAGAGAGCACTGAGTGATTATTTCGATTTAAAAAATCTAGGGTCTGTTAATGTAAAGGATTTTGATCTTTGTGGGAAGGAAAGAGAGAATCATGTGCCATGCTACAATGTGTCTGCTAGTTTGCTAGCTGGTTTTAAAGATGGGGAGGAGTTTGATCGTCACTGTGAAGTATTACACGACCATCAACGTTGCTTGATCCGACCCCCTAAAGATTATAAAATTCCTTTGAATTGGCCCAGTAGTAGGGATGTTGTATGGACTGGGAATGTTAAACTAAGCAAAGACCAATTCCTTTCATCTGGAAGCATGACAAAAAG GTTAATGTTGCTGGAAGAGAATCAAATTTCCTTTCACTCGGATGATGGTAAGATTGTTGATGGTGTCAAGGGTTATTCTCACCAGATTGCTGAGATGATAGGATTGGGAAGTGATGCTGAATTCCGTGAAGCTGGT GTGCGCAATGTATTAGACATTGGCTGTGGATTTGGTAGCTTTGACGCTCACTTGCTCACGCTCAAGTTGATGGCCGTTTGTATAGCAGCTTATGAGTCAACCGGTAGCCAAGTTCAGCTAGCACTTGAGAGAGGTCTACCAGCTATCATTGGAAGCTTCATTTCAAGACAGCTACCATTTCCATCGCTATCATATGACATGGTTCACTGCACTCAGTGTGGCATTTTCTGGGATGACAAAG ATGGAATCTTTCTAATCGAAGTTGACAGAGTACTCAGGCCTGGAGGATACTTTGTTTTAACATCACCCACAAGCAGACATCAAGGAAGTTCTGTAGGCACAAAGAAAGGCAGCATCGCAACTCCTTTTGAAGAATTCGCTCAAAAACTATGTTGGAATCTTTTGGCAGAGAAAGAGGAGACTTTCATCTGGCAGAAAACTGCAGATACTCAATGCTATATTTCTAG GAAGCAGGGCAGCACCCCGCTTTGTAATGCAGAGGATGTCCAGTCATATTATAGACCACTTGCGCGGTGTATAAGTGGGACGACAACCAAGCATTGGATCCCAATTCAGAAGAGACCATCTGGTTCATTAACCTCTGATCAGCTGGATGTCTATG GAATTAATTCTGAAGATTTCTTTGAAGACTTTGAGTTCTGGAGATCATCATTAAGAAATTATTGGTCATTGCTTTCTCCCTTGATTTTCTCTGACCACCCAAAGAGACCAGGTGATGAAGACCCAATGCCTCCTTATAATATGGTTCGGAATGTGATGGACATGCATACACATTATGGAGGCTTTAATGCTGCTCTGTTGGAGGCTAGAAAGTCTGTGTGGGTAATGAATGTTGTGCCCGTAGGTGAACCTAATACGCTTCCTATCATTTTTGACCAAGGTTTTGCAGGTGTCTTGCATAACTG GTGTGAACCTTTCCCTACCTACCCTCGGACATATGACTTGCTTCACGCCAGGGGACTACTTTCACACCTTGCTACTGAACAGTGCAGTATGGttgatttaatttttgagaTGGATCGCATTCTCCGGCCTGAG GGATGGGTTATCATATCTGATAAGGTTGGTCCTATTGAGAGTGCACGTACCATTGTTACACAGCTCCGCTGGGAAGCTCGGGTTATTGATGTTCAGAATGGAAGTGACCAGCGGCTGCTAGTATGCCAAAAACCATTTGTGAGAAAATGA
- the LOC140989356 gene encoding 14-3-3-like protein GF14 iota, translating into MSTENGREALVYIAKLAEQAERYDEMVESMKKVAKLDVELSVDERNLLSVGYKNVIGARRASWRIMSSIEQKEEAKGNENNVKLIKDYRQKVEDELSKICYDILSVIDKHLIPSSGSAEATVFFYKMTGDYFRYLAEFKTDQERKEAAEQSLKGYEAASATANTDLPSTHPIRLGLALNFSVFYYEIMNSPERACHLAKQAFDEAIAELDTLSEESYKDSTLIMQLLRDNLTLWTSDLPEDGGSGEENNKGEESKPAAQLPEN; encoded by the exons ATGTCGACGGAAAATGGGCGAGAGGCTCTGGTGTACATAGCTAAGCTCGCGGAGCAGGCAGAGCGTTATGATG aAATGGTTGAAAGTATGAAAAAGGTTGCAAAACTTGATGTTGAGTTATCAGTCGATGAGAGGAACCTACTTTCTGTTGGATATAAGAATGTAATCGGTGCACGCAGAGCTTCATGGCGTATCATGTCATCGATTGAGCAGAAGGAAGAGGCCAAAGGAAATGAAAACAATGTGAAACTGATTAAAGATTACCGCCAGAAGGTGGAGGATGAGCTATCCAAAATCTGCTATGATATTCTTTCAGTCATCGACAAGCATCTCATTCCCTCTTCTGGTTCAGCAGAAGCTACTGTATTCTTTTACAAGAT GACAGGCGATTATTTCCGCTACCTTGCTGAATTCAAGACCGATCAGGAAAGGAAAGAGGCAGCTGAACAATCACTCAAGGGCTATGAG GCCGCTTCAGCCACGGCAAATACAGATCTTCCATCCACCCACCCTATTCGTCTTGGTCTAGCTTTGAATTTCTCGGTGTTCTACTACGAGATCATGAATTCTCCTGAGAG GGCATGCCATTTGGCTAAACAAGCATTTGATGAGGCAATTGCTGAGTTGGATACATTGAGTGAAGAGTCTTACAAAGACAGCACCTTAATTATGCAGCTGTTGAGAGATAATCTCACTCTTTGGACCTCAGATTTGCCTGAAGATGGAG GTTCAGGTGAGGAGAACAACAAAGGTGAGGAATCCAAGCCAGCAGCACAACTGCCTGAG AATTAA
- the LOC140989905 gene encoding pentatricopeptide repeat-containing protein At1g26460, mitochondrial, producing the protein MAPMAVIARSWPLIRRQNLRYISTSIHLHQDAQLAEPPPYTPPQTPLPPNPASGSPLYNENWRSPLPSVSAADAAVIPISLGFLHNTSTSRMQSFSQSLDGQSLMNHFADWMTSQRWDEMKQLFEFWIRSLDKNGKPNKPDVNLYNHYLRANLMIGASARELLDLVAQMEDYRIVPNAASYNLVFKAMKQAGEALAAEKLIERMLQTGIEYKESLPDDESYDLVIGMLLSTDQIDSAVKYIDLTLKSGYMLSLNAFTDCVRGCARNARLDTLLSIIERCKEMDQNKSLCPPWVVCNYIADIAMQSDNSELTYYALEFMAKWIARWEKSRPAAHLSINEGLVVSALGTASRTYNSRLLDGSWAVLKRSLRNKQVPGPEAYLAKMYAHANLGNLQKAFSTLHEFESAYGNSKSEDGEDLFSPFQSLNPLVIACSKKGFETLDSVYYQLENLSRGHPPYKSIAALNCIVLGCANIWDIDRAYQTFNAIDANFGLTPNIHSYNALICAFGKLSKRDEAVKVFEHFVGLGMEPNMKTYTLLIDAHLIMRDAKAALTVIDDMIQAGFEPSKGILKKVRRRCIREMDYESDDKVESISRQFKIRMGTEVRRDLLFNLKYSTDYT; encoded by the exons ATGGCGCCAATGGCAGTCATCGCCAGATCATGGCCGCTGATTAGACGGCaaaacttgagatatatttctACCTCCATCCACCTCCACCAAGATGCTCAGCTGGCCGAGCCTCCGCCTTATACGCCACCGCAAACGCCTCTGCCGCCTAACCCGGCCTCTGGTAGTCCGCTTTACAATGAGAACTGGAGGAGCCCTCTGCCCTCCGTATCCGCTGCAGATGCGGCGGTTATTCCGATCAGTTTAGGGTTTCTTCACAACACCTCGACGTCGCGTATGCAATCTTTTTCACAATCGCTGGACGGGCAGAGTTTGATGAATCATTTCGCTGATTGGATGACCTCTCAGAGATGGGATGAAATGAAGCAGCTTTTTGAGTTTTGGATTAGGTCTTTGGATAAAAATGGTAAGCCCAACAAGCCGGATGTGAACCTTTATAATCATTATCTGCGGGCGAATTTGATGATCGGGGCATCTGCGAGAGAGCTGCTGGACCTTGTTGCGCAAATGGAAGATTACAGGATCGTACCCAATGCCGCGTCGTATAATCTTGTATTCAAGGCTATGAAACAGGCTGGTGAAGCGCTTGCGGCCGAGAAATTGATTGAgag GATGCTCCAAACAGGAATAGAATACAAAGAATCTCTACCTGATGATGAGTCTTACGACTTAGTCATTGGCATGCTCCTGTCAACTGACCAGATCGATTCTGCTGTGAAGTACATCGATCTGACCTTGAAATCTGGATACATGCTGTCATTGAATGCATTCACGGACTGTGTGCGAGGCTGTGCTAGAAATGCCAGACTGGACACCTTGTTATCAATTATAGAGAGATGCAAG GAAATGGATCAGAACAAGTCTTTGTGCCCTCCTTGGGTTGTCTGCAATTATATTGCTGATATAGCAATGCAATCAGATAACAGCGAATTAACTTATTATGCTCTTGAATTCATGGCTAAATGGATTGCTCGATGGGAGAAATCACGGCCTGCTGCGCATCTTTCTATAAATGAAGGATTAGTTGTCTCTGCTCTTGGAACTGCTAGTAGAACATACAATTCTAGACTCCTTGATGGCTCATGGGCTGTTCTGAAGCGCTCACTGCGCAACAAGCAGGTTCCTGGTCCTGAAGCTTATCTTGCAAAAATGTATGCCCATGCTAATTTGGGGAATTTACAGAAGGCTTTCAGTACTCTCCATGAATTTGAGAGTGCTTATGGAAATTCTAAAAGCGAAGATGGAGAAGACCTATTCTCCCCATTTCAATCTTTGAATCCTCTTGTAATAGCGTGTTCCAAGAAAGGTTTCGAGACTTTGGATTCA GTTTATTATCAGTTGGAGAATTTAAGTCGAGGCCATCCACCATACAAGTCTATTGCCGCCCTCAATTGTATTGTTCTTGGATGTGCAAATATATGGGATATTGATCGTGCTTATCAGACCTTTAACGCAATCGATGCGAATTTTGGATTGACGCCAAATATCCATTCATACAATGCCCTGATATGTGCCTTCGGAAAACTCAGCAAG AGGGATGAAGCTGTAAAAGTATTTGAGCACTTTGTTGGATTAGGCATGGAACCAAATATGAAGACATATACTCTACTTATTGATGCTCATCTTATTATGCGGGATGCTAAAGCTGCTCTCACCGTAATCGATGATATG ATACAAGCCGGATTTGAACCCTCGAAGGGAATACTAAAAAAGGTGCGTAGGCGATGCATTAGAGAGATGGACTACGAATCTGATGACAAGGTGGAATCAATAAGTAGGCAGTTTAAAATTCGAATGGGCACAGAGGTTCGCAGGGACCTTCTGTTTAATCTCAAGTACAGTACAGATTACACATGA